ATAAAGAATAAACGTGTGGTGCACTGAGGGCTGTGTATCGgccggttcggttcggttttgaaGCTTATCGGGTTGGCTTATTGGTTATCGGTTTGTAGAGATGCTAAACCGTTATAGAACCATTAAGATATTGGCTTATCGGTTATTGATTTATCAGTTTTTGATCGTTATCGGTTCGGTTATCGGTTTAACCGCTAAGATTTGACAcaagaaaaaacattgaaaattacTTAGAAACAAGCTGATAAACCAAATAAAGCATGCACTTGAGTTCACAAGTTACATCTTgctcaaaagcaaacacttttacattgtagaataatcaagtgtttgagacaaccaaaaataaaagtagaaaattaaaCTCTAAGTCGAGGACTTAATATACAAAATGGTTTAAATATAGTTATGTAATTTACTATTGGGCTATCGGTTAACCCGTTAATAAAAAACCTTAAACCGTTAAGAACCGATAACCCgataataaaaaagaatcaaaaccGTTATCAAAACCACTAAACTAATAACCCAATACTATaaaccaataacttttttatcggTTCGGCTTATCGGtttcggttcggttttgaaCAGCCCCCCTAGGTGCACATTTCCACAACTAGCTttacaaaaggaaaaagaatcaTAGATATGATATTCTATATTACAATAATTATCTTAAAGATCTTAAAGGATCAAATCTCGATACGGAGGATACCCTCTATCATCCAACAATAGGGAACAAATATAGTGTGTGGTATTAGCACTACATAGGTGCTCATTCTTCTATATGTACCTAAGGATTCTTGTAGGAACTCAAAAGAACAGCTAACAAGAAAGTGCAGAACGAGCAAAAGATTAAGGAAATATAGAAACACTCATCATAGAGCGTCGATGAGGAAGATGCAAAGAACAGAAGAGCTGGAGCTTCAAAAGTAGTAGAGCTAATTAAGCTTCAGCACTACCCATTggtttaataaaagaaattataggGTGGACTCGATAttctattatttaaatataaatacatcattAATAGCACAGAAAATGGAAGGAGATCAAGTTACATCAGAATTAAACTTCTCTATTATGCATTCTTCTGAGGTGAATTATTGTCAAATGAGTACCCCTGATAAGTCTGCAAAATTTCTTCCTCTGCTAGCTGCTGAGGACGCGGTTCGTCACCTTGCCAAGTCCATACAATATCTTCCAATGCTGGTCTTATATCCTTCATCATCGTCTTCTTGTACTCTATCGTATCTCCATTCGATTTCTTCATCTCAACAAAGTGAAAATTTGGAGTTACCTCAAAGATTTCTGCATCAATAGACAACACCCCTTTTCTTCCTTCTTTAGATCCTTCCAACTTCAATAACCCTCCATCCTTTTTCATCACCTTCAACTTTAAACGCCTAGCTACATCCTCTAGCTTTGAGATGATTGTTTTTGCCGGTTGCTTTGATGTAAATATAACTTCCCTCTTTTTATCTCTTTCTTCAAAAAAGGCAGACAAGTCAAAACCTGTTGAGAAAGATATAATATCAAATGCATTCAAGTGTGCAGGCTTGACCAGTTCTGGCTTTGGCTCTGTTATTGAGTCGGTACTCTCACCGATACCAAAAACTGCATCATCAATTGCTGCTTCTTCAGGGTTCGAGTCAGCATCAGCGATTATAGGTTTCAGCTGCAACTCTTTCTTGAACCAAGAATTCTCCAttatcttagaaatggaaaTTCTTGTGCTAGGATTtggatttaatatttttgatatcaGCCTGCGAGCATCAGGAGGGAACCAGTTAGGACATTTGAACTCACCCTTACCGATCTTTCTGTACATCTCCATTAATTTTGAATCCTGGAAAGGGAGATATCCAGCCAAAAGGACATATAATATCACCCCACATGACCAAATATCAGCTTTCGCACCATCATAGCCTCTCTTGCTTATCACTTCTGGTGCAACATAAGCTGGTGTCCCACATTTAGTATGAAGTAAACCGTCTTGGCATTTCGAATCTGCAAGGGCACTCAATCCAAAATCTGAAATCTTTAGATTCCCATTTTCATCAAGCAATAGATTCTCCGGTTTTAGGTCTCGGTGATAAACACCTCTACTATGACAGAAATCAATAGCACTAATCAATTGCTGAAATAACTTCCTTGCAACATCTTCCTTTAACTTCCCTTTACTCACTTTGTTATACAACTCGCCTCCTTTGACATATTCCATTACACAATAAATCTTCTTTTTGCTGGCCATCACCTCATAGAGCTGCACAATATTAGAATGCCTAACCAATTTCATCGCTGAAATCTCGCATTTGATTTGATCAATCATCCCAACTTTTACAATCTTCTCCTTATCAATAATCTTAATAGCCACATTCATGCTAGTCTTGACGTCTCTCGCATGATGGACCTTAGCAAAAGTGCCTTGTCCTAACAATCTCCCTAACTCATACCTTTCCATTAGTATACTACTCCTCTTACTCTCCATCTCAACTTCAACCAATTTCGAGTAAACAAATAACTAGCTATTTTCAACACAACAAGAAGtgaacaaatcaaccatcttcaCTAAGATTGTCATACGATACAATTAGAACATGAAAGAATCTAGTCAGTTTTGACATTTGATGAGTGAACGTGGACGAAGTTGGGACCAATGATGCAAACTCATCAAATTTAGAGAATAGCTCCAACAGAGCTTCAATCTCAGAGAAAGACTTGGTAGCTCTTAAGCACATCTTTCAGCATTCCCTGGTCCTTTTAATGAACTAGAGAATACTGAAGAAGATCCTATAACTTGTAACAACCCAATGTTTATGTTTACctgaataaaattcaaaaaaggtAACTAAGAATACACTTCACGCTGAAAATGACAATTTGCTTTTACTTAAAGGGAAATGGGGAGGCGATTACAATGTGAGGAATCGAACTTTCACCAACACAGTGAAAAATTAGGTCATTAAGTAAGTGAGCTTAccaatttccattttttttacaTACAA
The nucleotide sequence above comes from Solanum pennellii chromosome 9, SPENNV200. Encoded proteins:
- the LOC107029461 gene encoding CBL-interacting protein kinase 2-like; translation: MESKRSSILMERYELGRLLGQGTFAKVHHARDVKTSMNVAIKIIDKEKIVKVGMIDQIKCEISAMKLVRHSNIVQLYEVMASKKKIYCVMEYVKGGELYNKVSKGKLKEDVARKLFQQLISAIDFCHSRGVYHRDLKPENLLLDENGNLKISDFGLSALADSKCQDGLLHTKCGTPAYVAPEVISKRGYDGAKADIWSCGVILYVLLAGYLPFQDSKLMEMYRKIGKGEFKCPNWFPPDARRLISKILNPNPSTRISISKIMENSWFKKELQLKPIIADADSNPEEAAIDDAVFGIGESTDSITEPKPELVKPAHLNAFDIISFSTGFDLSAFFEERDKKREVIFTSKQPAKTIISKLEDVARRLKLKVMKKDGGLLKLEGSKEGRKGVLSIDAEIFEVTPNFHFVEMKKSNGDTIEYKKTMMKDIRPALEDIVWTWQGDEPRPQQLAEEEILQTYQGYSFDNNSPQKNA